A portion of the uncultured Draconibacterium sp. genome contains these proteins:
- a CDS encoding CocE/NonD family hydrolase has protein sequence MKPFNSLLLLFSLFLVSVNVKAEDADSLYVATHYNEAEYFIEMRDGVKLFTVVYTPKDESKTYPMLMNRTCYNVEGTRNNKLRAPSEYLIRGGYILIYQDVRGRYMSGGTFDNMRPNIPGNDVKNKKDIDESSDTYDTIDWLIKNIKGNNGRVGIYGISYPGHYSAAALLDAHPALKASSPQAPISDFFFDDFHHQGAFLQSYMAAFPVFGYQKDSLTNKAWYGDKMMRLYIDRPANGYEFNLALGPLKNITKKYHYDNFFWNQVVEHPNYDEFWQKRSILPHLKDISPAVLTVGGWFDAEDLFGPINIYKTIQHNDPDAKSTIVMGPWTHGGWSRERGQQTINHIYFGDSISTFFQREMEKPFFDCYLKDEGEMTLPEAYMFDTGLKEWEKYDEWPPKDVAPVTFSFGENGKLQMNEDADPDAEFSYVSDPAKPVPYRSEIEGLTFTPRLFMTDDQRHASYRPDVLTFKTDILDKDVTIAGEILAQLVVSMTGTDADFVVKLIDVYPDDTPNYEHNPKNIIMGGYQQLVRHEVFRGRFRDSYAEPKPFEPGVPTNVTVPLQDVLHTFKKGHRIMIQIHSTWFPYIDRNPQKYVDNIYKANEEDFIKSEITIHGMSTVKAGGDLPTIELLERVD, from the coding sequence ATGAAGCCTTTCAATTCGTTACTTTTGTTATTTTCCCTGTTCCTGGTTAGTGTAAATGTTAAAGCCGAAGATGCTGATTCGTTGTATGTTGCAACACATTATAACGAAGCAGAATACTTTATTGAAATGCGCGACGGGGTGAAACTGTTTACGGTGGTTTACACGCCAAAAGACGAATCGAAAACTTACCCGATGTTAATGAATCGTACTTGTTACAACGTTGAAGGTACGCGCAATAATAAACTCCGGGCACCATCCGAATACTTGATTCGCGGCGGCTATATTTTGATTTACCAGGATGTGCGCGGCCGTTACATGTCGGGCGGAACGTTTGATAATATGCGCCCAAATATTCCGGGCAATGATGTGAAAAACAAAAAAGACATCGATGAAAGTTCGGATACTTACGATACCATTGATTGGTTGATAAAGAATATAAAAGGTAACAACGGTAGGGTAGGGATTTACGGTATTTCGTACCCCGGGCATTACAGTGCTGCGGCTTTGCTTGATGCACACCCGGCGTTAAAAGCTTCTTCGCCACAGGCGCCGATTTCTGATTTCTTTTTCGACGATTTCCACCACCAGGGAGCATTCTTGCAATCGTACATGGCAGCCTTTCCGGTGTTTGGTTATCAGAAAGATTCGTTGACCAATAAAGCCTGGTACGGCGATAAAATGATGCGTTTGTATATAGATCGTCCTGCAAATGGTTACGAATTTAACCTGGCATTAGGACCGTTAAAAAACATTACAAAAAAATACCATTACGATAACTTTTTCTGGAACCAGGTAGTTGAACATCCTAACTACGACGAGTTTTGGCAAAAGCGTTCTATTCTGCCACATCTGAAAGATATTAGTCCGGCGGTACTGACTGTTGGTGGGTGGTTTGATGCCGAAGATCTGTTCGGGCCGATAAACATTTATAAAACCATTCAGCACAACGATCCGGATGCAAAAAGTACCATTGTTATGGGACCGTGGACACATGGTGGCTGGTCGCGCGAACGTGGGCAGCAAACCATCAATCATATTTACTTTGGTGATAGCATTTCTACTTTTTTTCAGCGCGAAATGGAAAAACCATTCTTCGATTGTTACCTGAAAGATGAAGGGGAAATGACTTTGCCGGAAGCCTACATGTTCGATACCGGTTTAAAAGAGTGGGAAAAATACGATGAATGGCCGCCAAAAGATGTGGCTCCTGTAACTTTTTCGTTTGGCGAAAATGGTAAGTTGCAAATGAACGAGGATGCTGATCCGGATGCAGAGTTTAGTTATGTTAGCGATCCAGCAAAACCGGTGCCTTACCGTTCGGAGATTGAAGGGTTAACTTTTACACCTCGTTTGTTTATGACCGATGATCAGCGGCACGCCTCGTACCGACCCGACGTGTTGACCTTTAAAACCGACATTCTGGATAAGGATGTAACCATTGCCGGTGAAATTCTGGCTCAGCTGGTTGTTTCCATGACCGGAACCGATGCCGATTTTGTGGTGAAACTGATTGATGTTTATCCGGATGATACTCCAAATTACGAGCACAATCCTAAAAATATTATCATGGGCGGCTACCAGCAGTTGGTGCGTCACGAAGTGTTCCGTGGCCGTTTCCGCGACAGTTATGCCGAGCCTAAACCTTTTGAGCCGGGAGTGCCAACCAATGTAACTGTTCCGCTACAGGATGTGCTGCACACCTTTAAAAAGGGCCATCGCATCATGATCCAGATTCACAGTACCTGGTTTCCTTATATCGACCGTAATCCGCAAAAATATGTCGACAATATTTACAAGGCAAATGAGGAAGATTTTATCAAGTCGGAGATAACCATTCACGGAATGTCAACAGTAAAAGCGGGTGGCGATTTGCCCACTATTGAATTGCTTGAAAGAGTAGATTAG
- the cas2 gene encoding CRISPR-associated endonuclease Cas2, whose protein sequence is MWLFVFFDLPVTTKKERRLATRFRKDLMRDGFSMMQFSVYNRHCASKESAEVHIKRVKSFIPEHGQVSILAVTDKQYGNIINVWGNKSSPMPEGPKQLEMF, encoded by the coding sequence ATGTGGTTATTTGTTTTTTTCGACCTTCCGGTTACAACAAAGAAGGAGCGTCGGCTGGCCACTCGTTTTCGTAAAGACCTGATGAGGGATGGTTTTTCGATGATGCAGTTTTCAGTTTATAACAGACATTGTGCCAGTAAAGAAAGCGCCGAAGTACACATTAAACGAGTGAAAAGTTTTATTCCGGAGCATGGTCAGGTGAGTATACTTGCAGTAACCGATAAACAATACGGAAACATTATAAATGTATGGGGTAACAAATCAAGCCCAATGCCCGAAGGCCCCAAACAACTCGAAATGTTTTAA
- the cas1 gene encoding type II CRISPR-associated endonuclease Cas1: protein MIKRTLFISNPYYLSLKNKQLQVCERGGMVLKTAPIEDIGFLVLDHPQISFTMKLVEELSEYNVATVFCDSKHMPSSMLLPLDAHHIQSELFRAQIAASEPLKKNLWKQTIEAKVKNQAGLLDKLGKKSLQLKSISKTIKSGDSDNREGFAARIYWNALLGSNFTRDRYGEPPNNFLNYGYILLRSAVARALAGSGLLATLGIHHRNRYNAFCLADDIMEPYRPYVDEIAYDLDEKYPETFVLEKEHKAELLQLMTVDVKIGENKRPLMIALSQTTASLARCYAGEQRKIHYPVFE from the coding sequence ATGATAAAACGTACATTATTCATTTCCAATCCCTATTACCTGTCGTTAAAAAACAAACAGTTACAGGTGTGCGAACGGGGAGGGATGGTGTTAAAAACTGCGCCCATTGAAGATATTGGCTTCCTGGTGCTCGACCATCCCCAAATTTCGTTTACAATGAAACTTGTTGAAGAACTGAGCGAATATAATGTGGCAACTGTATTTTGCGACAGCAAACATATGCCATCGTCGATGCTGTTGCCGTTGGATGCTCATCATATTCAAAGCGAACTGTTCCGTGCACAGATCGCTGCTTCCGAACCATTAAAAAAGAATCTATGGAAACAAACTATTGAAGCCAAGGTTAAAAATCAGGCTGGATTGCTTGATAAATTAGGAAAGAAAAGTTTGCAATTGAAAAGCATCTCAAAAACGATTAAGAGTGGCGATAGTGATAATCGTGAAGGTTTTGCTGCACGAATCTATTGGAATGCTTTACTCGGAAGTAATTTTACTCGTGATCGTTATGGTGAGCCGCCCAATAATTTTCTGAATTACGGTTATATTCTGCTTCGCTCGGCTGTGGCGCGTGCGTTGGCCGGATCGGGACTTCTGGCAACGCTTGGCATTCATCACCGAAACCGCTACAACGCTTTTTGTTTAGCCGACGATATTATGGAACCATATCGCCCCTATGTCGATGAAATTGCATACGACCTCGACGAAAAATATCCGGAAACATTTGTGTTGGAGAAAGAACACAAAGCTGAACTATTGCAATTGATGACAGTGGATGTAAAGATAGGGGAGAATAAACGTCCGCTGATGATTGCCTTGTCGCAAACCACGGCCTCGCTGGCCCGTTGTTATGCTGGTGAACAACGTAAAATTCATTATCCGGTTTTTGAATAA
- a CDS encoding type II CRISPR RNA-guided endonuclease Cas9: MARKKLGLDIGTNSIGWGVLEKEDGKYKFVEKIGKDAKLIPSKGSYIFPKGTEGNERSKAAIRRGFRGARRRIDRIRMRKIATLKILSKHGLCPSFEEGELNRWKNKKIYPCDNLEFIEWQRTGKRGGDIESEKLKQPYYLRYLAATKDGLMDSLLGKQQLGRAFYHIAQRRGYWSNSEDEQTDDKIEQFKVAVCKLLEEHSSCIAFFQPFTVIHDLYKSDKKADSISKKIKKILSKDSSFDNLKEFIQKEFNKKENLGKVEGGIKELSQLIDESGQPTMGSYFYSIYAKNNEDGIIGRIRGRYTDREKHYLAEFDYICKKQNITGDLRNELHNAIFYQRPLKSQKGLVAKCPLETKRKRIAISHPLFEKFRMWESINRIKIKAESDVRLRPLGKDEKELILPIFQRKGDFDFEAVAKALSQGKDYRYIKDRNKQVAEVEFNFPMDKTFTGSPTIYMLRKVLGSEYYETTPFLNTSYQYEKGKTQVSIEDIWHCLFVDSFGKKDKKEARKEFVLKNLPPDVDANAFANIQLKKGYGSLSKSAIKKILPFLEYGELYSHAVFLANVSSVLGRQITEDEKQNVNTCIKSALEKHRKEKSTNGIVNNYIEKCKADNFSLGDDLNSIEAHSNGIKGELYSWFTEEEFNRMSDEEVERLEDSCWQKFNDAAKGKLPKHIEFISSQPIPVFIEKELTESFPNEEILIEKLYHPSAIETYPKVDKELGNPEISSIKNPVFNKAMYQIRRLVNTLIEEGMVDKDTEVNIEMAREINSASYRRALSLFQREQQQIRDWARHRIIECYNESENKIPTNEEITKYILYAEQNGFCLYTGETITPRKFFTEQRYDIEHTIPRSKINDNSLGNKTLANANFNRNYKKDILPANLDLIFESDVNGMVAIDKETILRNRDQWLRSYSVTNNGKQVNFNVTLETLKNDLKKFKKAAKAISDANSHDEIMTRFHYTKLKLDYLQEKYKRFDTEEITSKFTNANLVDTRIITKYARAYLNSYFKKVNVINGQITDTMRKIWGLQGEHEQKDRSNHIHHCIDAITVACVEKGTANRISAAYHIFEKDYFDGNESAKVYLPEPMDNFVPKMKELHKEVLIFHQQRDRIKPLLDEIKKDNPQKLDLRGPLNSQNPYGHRKDENGEYFFVQRQSISKIKEKDLKNILDKRIQERIKTLCDSTGKKVEKLVAENNGYLLLPEYQGINSKGKMTISAPMVIKKVRLKSSKTKLNPYKKIRKLDLSKKTGQEYKHDFYFDKEAGSNYEAKIYGSLIPDNPNGRSKFSNREYRLINHLNIVKDIFEKEPDVPFLFSLRRNEFFLAFDSHTDEIQWNDVRDLQCRLFRVGKFDENGNINLMRHNYALGDINKAIPASEDSLDKSEGVKLKRTPTTLRAIPTKVDVLGRIDIEYSKKFIEVG, encoded by the coding sequence ATGGCTAGAAAAAAGCTTGGTTTAGATATTGGTACAAATAGTATTGGATGGGGAGTTTTGGAAAAGGAAGATGGCAAATACAAGTTTGTAGAAAAAATTGGAAAAGATGCTAAGTTAATCCCCAGTAAAGGAAGCTATATATTTCCAAAAGGGACAGAAGGAAATGAACGTTCCAAAGCCGCAATAAGAAGAGGATTTCGTGGAGCAAGAAGACGAATTGATAGAATTCGTATGCGTAAAATTGCGACTTTAAAAATCTTATCAAAACACGGTTTGTGTCCCAGTTTTGAAGAAGGAGAGCTTAACCGTTGGAAAAACAAAAAGATATACCCTTGTGATAATTTGGAATTTATTGAATGGCAAAGAACTGGGAAAAGAGGCGGTGATATAGAGTCAGAGAAGCTTAAACAACCTTATTATTTACGCTATTTGGCTGCGACCAAAGATGGCTTAATGGATTCTCTTTTAGGAAAACAACAACTTGGTCGTGCATTTTATCATATTGCACAACGCCGTGGTTATTGGAGTAATAGTGAAGATGAACAAACTGATGATAAAATAGAACAGTTTAAAGTTGCTGTATGTAAATTATTAGAAGAACACTCTTCCTGTATCGCTTTTTTTCAGCCATTCACTGTTATCCATGACTTATATAAATCAGATAAAAAAGCGGACAGTATCAGTAAAAAAATAAAGAAAATTCTATCCAAAGATTCATCTTTTGATAATTTGAAAGAATTTATTCAAAAGGAATTCAATAAAAAGGAGAATTTGGGAAAAGTTGAAGGTGGAATTAAAGAACTATCTCAATTAATAGACGAAAGTGGTCAGCCGACTATGGGGAGTTATTTCTATTCCATTTATGCAAAAAACAATGAAGATGGAATTATTGGACGAATTCGTGGTAGATATACTGACAGGGAAAAGCATTACTTAGCTGAATTTGATTATATCTGTAAAAAGCAAAATATTACAGGAGATTTACGAAACGAATTACATAATGCCATTTTTTATCAACGACCTTTAAAAAGCCAAAAAGGTTTGGTCGCAAAATGTCCGTTGGAAACGAAACGAAAACGAATTGCTATTTCACATCCTTTATTTGAAAAGTTTAGAATGTGGGAATCAATAAACCGTATCAAGATTAAGGCCGAAAGCGATGTGAGATTAAGACCATTGGGCAAGGACGAAAAGGAACTAATTCTTCCAATTTTTCAGAGAAAAGGAGACTTTGATTTTGAAGCAGTGGCTAAAGCATTAAGCCAGGGAAAAGATTATCGTTATATCAAGGATCGAAATAAGCAAGTAGCCGAAGTTGAATTCAATTTTCCTATGGATAAAACATTCACAGGAAGTCCTACCATTTATATGCTGCGAAAAGTTTTAGGTAGCGAATATTATGAAACTACTCCGTTTTTGAATACGAGTTATCAATATGAAAAAGGGAAAACACAGGTTAGTATTGAAGATATCTGGCACTGTTTGTTCGTCGATTCATTTGGAAAAAAAGATAAAAAAGAGGCCAGAAAGGAATTTGTTTTGAAAAATTTACCGCCAGATGTCGATGCGAATGCTTTTGCAAATATTCAACTTAAAAAAGGGTATGGAAGTTTAAGTAAATCAGCAATTAAAAAAATATTACCCTTTCTTGAGTATGGAGAGTTGTACTCGCATGCTGTTTTTCTTGCTAACGTATCAAGTGTGCTTGGAAGACAGATAACAGAAGACGAAAAACAAAATGTTAATACTTGTATAAAGTCGGCTTTAGAGAAGCACAGAAAAGAAAAATCAACAAATGGGATCGTTAATAATTATATCGAAAAATGTAAAGCCGATAATTTTAGCTTGGGAGATGATCTTAATAGTATAGAGGCTCATTCAAATGGTATTAAAGGGGAACTTTACTCATGGTTTACAGAAGAGGAATTTAATAGAATGAGTGATGAGGAAGTTGAGCGGTTAGAGGATAGTTGTTGGCAAAAATTCAACGATGCAGCAAAAGGGAAATTGCCAAAGCATATTGAATTTATTTCTTCTCAACCAATTCCTGTTTTTATAGAAAAGGAGTTAACGGAAAGTTTTCCAAATGAGGAAATACTAATTGAGAAGTTATACCATCCCTCGGCCATTGAAACTTATCCGAAAGTGGATAAAGAGTTAGGAAATCCAGAAATCAGCTCAATAAAAAATCCGGTCTTTAATAAAGCGATGTATCAAATCAGACGATTGGTAAATACTCTGATTGAAGAAGGAATGGTAGATAAAGATACTGAGGTGAACATTGAAATGGCAAGAGAAATAAACAGCGCTAGTTATCGCAGGGCACTAAGCCTGTTTCAGCGAGAACAACAACAAATTAGAGATTGGGCACGACATAGGATCATTGAATGTTATAACGAGTCGGAAAATAAAATCCCGACGAATGAAGAGATAACAAAATATATTCTTTACGCTGAACAAAACGGATTTTGTTTGTATACAGGTGAGACCATTACGCCACGTAAATTTTTTACGGAACAACGATACGATATCGAACACACTATACCCAGAAGTAAGATAAACGATAATTCATTGGGAAATAAAACATTGGCTAATGCCAATTTTAATCGTAACTACAAGAAAGATATTTTACCTGCTAATTTAGACCTGATTTTCGAAAGCGATGTTAACGGAATGGTAGCTATTGATAAAGAGACAATTTTACGAAATAGGGATCAATGGTTACGTTCATATAGCGTTACAAATAATGGTAAACAGGTAAATTTTAATGTTACGTTGGAAACGTTAAAAAACGATCTGAAAAAATTTAAGAAAGCAGCTAAAGCTATTTCTGATGCGAATTCACACGATGAAATAATGACACGTTTTCATTATACAAAGCTTAAATTAGATTATTTGCAAGAAAAATATAAAAGGTTCGATACAGAAGAGATTACCTCTAAATTTACTAATGCTAATCTTGTTGATACCCGAATAATAACCAAATATGCACGAGCTTATTTGAATTCGTATTTCAAGAAAGTTAATGTGATTAACGGGCAAATAACCGACACCATGCGAAAAATATGGGGGCTTCAGGGCGAGCACGAACAAAAAGATCGTAGTAATCACATTCACCATTGTATTGATGCTATTACCGTGGCTTGTGTTGAAAAAGGAACAGCAAACCGCATTTCGGCAGCTTACCATATATTCGAAAAGGATTACTTTGATGGCAATGAAAGTGCCAAAGTTTATCTGCCTGAACCAATGGACAACTTTGTTCCTAAAATGAAGGAGTTGCATAAAGAGGTTTTGATTTTTCATCAACAACGCGATCGAATAAAACCATTACTTGACGAGATTAAAAAGGATAATCCACAAAAATTGGATTTACGTGGTCCGCTAAATAGCCAAAATCCTTATGGACATAGAAAAGATGAAAATGGGGAGTATTTCTTTGTTCAGCGACAAAGTATTTCAAAAATTAAAGAAAAAGACCTTAAGAATATTTTAGATAAACGAATTCAGGAGCGTATCAAAACTTTGTGCGATTCTACAGGAAAGAAAGTTGAAAAGTTGGTAGCCGAAAACAATGGCTATTTGCTGCTTCCTGAATATCAGGGAATAAATTCAAAAGGAAAAATGACAATCAGTGCTCCGATGGTCATTAAAAAGGTTCGGTTGAAATCGTCAAAAACAAAGCTGAATCCTTATAAAAAGATTCGTAAGCTTGACTTGTCGAAGAAAACAGGGCAGGAATACAAGCATGATTTTTATTTTGACAAAGAGGCTGGGAGTAATTATGAAGCAAAGATATATGGAAGCTTAATTCCAGATAACCCCAATGGGCGAAGTAAATTTAGTAATAGAGAATATCGTTTAATAAACCATTTAAATATAGTTAAAGATATTTTTGAGAAGGAACCAGATGTACCATTTCTATTCTCTTTGAGGAGAAATGAGTTTTTTCTTGCATTTGATTCGCACACTGATGAAATTCAATGGAATGATGTACGAGATTTACAATGTAGATTATTCCGAGTCGGTAAATTTGATGAAAACGGAAATATAAATTTAATGAGGCATAATTACGCTTTAGGAGATATAAATAAGGCGATTCCCGCATCTGAAGATTCTTTAGATAAAAGTGAGGGAGTTAAGCTTAAAAGAACACCGACAACATTAAGAGCCATTCCAACCAAAGTTGATGTTTTGGGCAGAATAGATATTGAATATTCGAAAAAATTTATTGAAGTAGGCTGA
- a CDS encoding TetR/AcrR family transcriptional regulator: MPRSPEQFDDIRKQKKQLIMETALELFAENGYHATSISQIATKAKISKGLTYNYFSSKKEILDELMDHGFNEIYDNLDINHDGVLTSEEFIYFIHQNFKLLRENMQHWKLIFSLLLQPQISETFAKTYEEKAAPIFNLFYGFIKDQGSKEPENDLMAISSLLEGAFLYCVAAPDVFPMEKLEEVVISASFKIIKNQ; the protein is encoded by the coding sequence ATGCCAAGAAGTCCGGAACAATTCGACGATATCAGAAAACAGAAAAAACAATTGATCATGGAAACTGCACTGGAATTATTTGCAGAAAATGGGTACCATGCTACTTCAATAAGCCAGATTGCTACTAAGGCAAAAATATCTAAAGGACTAACCTACAATTATTTCAGCAGCAAAAAAGAGATTCTTGATGAGCTAATGGATCATGGTTTTAATGAAATTTACGACAACCTGGACATTAATCATGATGGTGTGCTCACCAGCGAGGAGTTTATTTATTTTATCCATCAAAATTTTAAGCTACTTCGTGAAAATATGCAACACTGGAAATTAATCTTTTCGCTGTTGCTACAACCACAAATCTCAGAAACTTTTGCCAAAACCTATGAAGAGAAAGCAGCTCCAATTTTCAATTTATTTTATGGATTTATTAAAGACCAAGGAAGCAAAGAGCCGGAAAACGACCTGATGGCTATTTCCTCCTTATTAGAAGGCGCCTTTTTATATTGTGTTGCCGCTCCTGATGTTTTCCCGATGGAAAAATTGGAAGAGGTAGTCATATCCGCATCATTTAAAATCATTAAAAATCAATAA
- a CDS encoding outer membrane lipoprotein-sorting protein — protein sequence MKHIHLTLTFMLLGLAVFAQDMTAIIKQADEKFRGESSRGEMTMIIERPGWSRTVSMKNWTLGNDYSLIYITAPAKEKGQVFLKRDKEMWNWVPNIERMIKIPPSMMMQSWMGSDFTNDDLVKESQMAKDYSNKLLGEEEVDGYSCYKIELIPHEDAPVVWGKVIMWISKKELHWLKAEFYDEDGYLVNTKILTDVKMMDDREMPTRLEMIPADEEGNKTVMIFDKIEFDVDLKESFFSQQNMKRIR from the coding sequence ATGAAACACATACATCTAACACTAACTTTTATGCTATTGGGCCTGGCAGTATTTGCACAGGACATGACCGCGATAATAAAACAAGCCGATGAAAAATTCAGAGGTGAATCAAGTCGTGGCGAAATGACTATGATTATTGAACGCCCGGGATGGAGCCGGACCGTTTCGATGAAAAACTGGACATTGGGAAATGATTATTCGCTCATCTATATTACTGCACCGGCCAAAGAAAAAGGCCAGGTCTTTCTGAAACGCGACAAGGAAATGTGGAACTGGGTGCCCAACATTGAACGGATGATAAAAATTCCGCCATCAATGATGATGCAGTCGTGGATGGGATCGGATTTCACGAATGACGACTTGGTGAAAGAGTCTCAAATGGCAAAAGACTATTCGAACAAACTGCTTGGCGAGGAAGAGGTTGATGGCTATTCGTGCTATAAAATTGAATTGATACCACACGAAGATGCGCCCGTTGTTTGGGGAAAAGTGATTATGTGGATTTCGAAAAAAGAACTGCACTGGCTTAAAGCTGAGTTTTACGACGAAGACGGTTACCTGGTAAACACCAAAATTCTGACTGATGTAAAAATGATGGACGACCGCGAAATGCCAACACGCCTGGAAATGATTCCGGCCGATGAAGAAGGTAATAAAACGGTTATGATCTTTGATAAAATTGAGTTTGATGTTGATCTGAAAGAGAGCTTTTTCTCGCAGCAGAATATGAAAAGAATCAGGTAA
- a CDS encoding four helix bundle protein: protein MKSATSTGANYRAACRGRSKSEFFSKVCIVVEESDESVYWLEVIEEANLSSDPNELIRLLKEAIEISKIMTKAKDTTYKNLNGK, encoded by the coding sequence ATTAAATCAGCGACATCAACAGGAGCAAATTACCGGGCAGCTTGCCGGGGACGTTCCAAATCGGAATTCTTCAGTAAAGTTTGTATTGTGGTTGAAGAATCTGATGAATCAGTGTATTGGCTCGAAGTTATTGAAGAAGCAAACTTATCCAGTGATCCAAATGAATTGATTCGCCTGCTAAAAGAGGCAATCGAAATTTCAAAAATTATGACAAAAGCAAAAGATACCACTTATAAAAACCTCAACGGCAAATAG
- a CDS encoding FtsX-like permease family protein, translating to MKTNIKLAWRNLWRNKRRTIIAISSIVFSVLLASYMRSMQEGSYDSMIDNSVKFYTGYLQVQDTAYWDERTLDNSFEVNSELQNKIKNIKDVTLVSNRLESFSLAADHMKSKPAMVMGIEPEAEDQITNLSKKMQSGDFIKSGDKEVVISGGLAKYLELDVGDTLVMISQGYHGISASGLFPIKGIIKHPNAEFNKRLIYMDIETAREFYSAYGLSTSLVVMTDDHYAVNHIKKEIEQILPEQNTVMTWTEMTPELLQIIQSDRGGGIIMLGILYLVIAFGMFSVVIMMVKERQREFGVTHAIGMQKRKLSSLVFIETLFIGFIGCAVGLIISYFFCLYFFYNPIPLTGDMAKATEIYGMEPYMFVSMKASLFYNQMIVVFLISLFIAIFPMTNVSRLKITKAMRS from the coding sequence ATGAAAACAAACATAAAACTAGCATGGCGCAACCTTTGGCGGAACAAACGCCGGACTATCATTGCCATATCATCGATTGTGTTCAGCGTACTATTGGCCTCATATATGCGGTCGATGCAGGAAGGTTCGTACGATAGCATGATCGATAATTCGGTTAAATTCTACACCGGTTATTTGCAGGTGCAGGATACTGCCTACTGGGACGAACGCACACTTGACAACAGTTTTGAAGTAAACTCGGAATTACAAAACAAGATTAAAAATATAAAAGATGTCACTTTGGTTTCCAACCGTCTGGAATCGTTTTCATTGGCTGCCGACCACATGAAAAGTAAACCGGCCATGGTAATGGGAATTGAGCCTGAAGCTGAAGACCAGATCACCAATCTTTCGAAAAAAATGCAGTCGGGTGACTTTATAAAATCGGGGGATAAAGAGGTGGTGATTAGCGGAGGCTTGGCTAAATACCTGGAACTGGATGTTGGCGACACCTTGGTGATGATCTCACAGGGTTATCACGGAATTAGTGCAAGTGGTTTGTTCCCGATCAAAGGGATCATAAAACATCCCAATGCAGAGTTTAACAAGCGCCTAATTTACATGGACATTGAAACGGCCCGCGAGTTTTATTCCGCTTATGGGTTATCAACTTCGCTGGTTGTAATGACCGATGATCACTACGCCGTTAATCACATCAAAAAAGAAATCGAGCAAATTTTGCCGGAACAGAACACCGTTATGACCTGGACAGAGATGACACCCGAACTGTTACAAATTATACAAAGCGACCGCGGCGGTGGAATAATCATGCTGGGAATTCTTTACCTGGTTATCGCATTTGGCATGTTCAGCGTTGTGATTATGATGGTGAAAGAACGTCAGCGCGAGTTTGGTGTTACACACGCCATCGGGATGCAAAAGCGCAAATTATCCTCACTGGTTTTTATCGAAACACTTTTCATCGGTTTTATTGGTTGTGCAGTAGGATTAATCATCAGCTACTTTTTCTGCCTGTACTTTTTCTACAACCCGATTCCTTTAACAGGCGACATGGCAAAAGCCACCGAAATTTACGGTATGGAGCCATACATGTTTGTTTCAATGAAAGCCTCGCTCTTTTACAACCAAATGATTGTGGTTTTCCTCATTAGCCTGTTTATCGCAATTTTCCCGATGACCAACGTCAGTCGGTTAAAAATTACAAAGGCAATGCGCAGTTAA